The following proteins are co-located in the Pyrococcus abyssi GE5 genome:
- a CDS encoding secondary thiamine-phosphate synthase enzyme YjbQ, with product MVVISKELRFSTKGEIDLVDITREVEKFVEESNVKNGIVLVFVPGATGAIVAIEHEEGLLEDFKRFLREVIPRERSYLHNRFDDNAHSHLRATLLGPSLAFPIIDGRLVRGTWQQIFFVELDTRPRSRRVILQIVGE from the coding sequence ATGGTTGTGATTAGCAAGGAGCTTAGGTTCTCAACTAAAGGGGAAATAGACCTTGTCGATATAACTCGGGAAGTTGAGAAGTTCGTTGAAGAGAGCAACGTTAAGAACGGCATCGTTTTGGTATTCGTTCCAGGGGCGACTGGAGCCATAGTTGCCATAGAGCACGAGGAAGGATTGCTCGAAGACTTCAAAAGATTTCTAAGGGAGGTCATCCCCAGGGAAAGGAGTTACCTCCACAATAGGTTCGACGATAACGCCCACTCCCACCTAAGGGCAACTTTACTAGGGCCAAGCTTAGCGTTTCCGATAATAGATGGAAGGCTAGTTAGGGGAACTTGGCAACAGATATTCTTCGTTGAACTTGACACAAGGCCCAGAAGCAGAAGGGTCATCCTTCAGATAGTCGGAGAATAG